TTAACAACCCGCTTTATGGGATTTTACTATCGAATATATATGTCGCGAGCCATAGGCAACGAAGGCATGGGGCTTTATCAGCTGATAATGCCTATTTACATGTTGGCGTGGAGTATTACATCCTCAGGGCTTACCACAACAGTTTCAAAGTTGACTGCTGAAGAAAATGCAAAACGTGAATTCGGAAACACCAAACGCATACTGTACATATCTATGCTGATATCTTTAACAATCAGCCTCAGTTTGAGCTGTCTGCTTTTCATTTCCGCTGATTTTACCGCCGAATATATTGTCAAAGACGTAAGAACCGCAATGCCTCTTCGGATTTTGAGCTTATGTTTTCCATTTATGGCCTGTGGCAGCTGTATAAGGGGAAGCTTCATGGGAATGCAGAAACAACTTTTCCCGGCTCTTTCACAAGTCCTTGAACAGGCCGTAAGGATTATCGCTATATTTGCACTTTCATCCTTCTTTCTTCCATATGGCTTAGAATACGCCTGCGGAGCGGCAGTCACAGGTATTGTACTTGGAGAATTTTTTTCGTTCATGCTTGTGTTTATCGTGGTCAAATATTTTCAAAATGAAAATAAGGAAAAACGTCCCTCAATGTCATACTCGAAAGCTCTTTCGGTAATCCTTGCCGGAGCAGTACCTTTAACCCTTGCAAGGGTAACAGGGTCAATGCTTTCGGCCATTGAAAACATACTGATACCTCAAAGACTTATGCTTTACGGAGGAACTGAAAATGCTTTGGCCGAATTCGGAAAACTCAGCGGACAGGTAATGCCGCTTATACAGCTTCCAAGCGCATTTTTAATGGCAATATCTGTCACACTTGTTCCGGCCTTAAGCGAAACACAGGCAACCGGCAGTACAAAAAAAACTGCATATGTCATTAATAAAAGCATCCGGTTTACTATTATAATAGGCCTTGGATTTGCCCTGCTTTTCTCTGCTTTCCCGTCAGAGATATGTAATCTTATATATGCCCAAAGTGAACTCGGCGTTCTCCTAATGAAACTATCTGTTATATGTCCTTTTTTATATATGCAGATAACATTAACGGGTATATTAAACGGAGTAGGCAGCCATAGCTTTATTTTCAGAACAAATTTAATTTCTTCTGTTATAAATTTATTTTTTATCTACTTTATAATGCCAAAAGCAGGAATTGACGCATTTGTAACAGGAATTACAATAAGCCTTATAGCCACGGTATCATTGTCATTAAAAGAAGTATGCGGCACAGTCAAAATGTCAATATCCATTGTAAAAGATTTCCTGACGCCCGCACTATGCGCAGTTATTTCCTTTGTCGGAATTAAATGGGTTACATACAGCCATAATCTATCGATCAGCGGCTTCGCTGTATATTCGATATTATTTTCGGGCTTTTACTTACTGCTTTTAACGGTGTTCGGTGTAATAACAAAAGATGATATACTGCTTTTTATACCTGACAGGATAAAAAAGAGCTGAAAGTTTAATAATAATTAAATGGATACGTTTTGACATATAACGTATCCATTTATATTTTGACATAATAGAAAAACTGATTTTCATAAAATATGCCTGAGCTTATCTTTTTCCTGATTAAATTGTATACAAACATTTTACCGAATAAATTCCTGTTGAAAAAAGGATATAGTTTTTAGCTATATCCCTAAATGTGTTTAACACCATCTGTTATTAAATCATTCATTTTTCTTAATTCTGCGTACATTAATATTAATGTCGCTGTTGTTAACAGTTCTGTCTTGATTTAACACTTCTGCTTTTATGTAAAAATTGCTTAAATTCTTATATTTAGCCGATAATTGATTCTCCGCCTCATCATGATTATAATAAAAATCAATTTTAACTCCGGTACCATTTTGAACCCTGCTTCGATTTAAATTTTCAGCAAAATAATTAAGATTTTTATAAAACTCATAATTAAAACTGCTGCCGCTTATAACATATGCTTTACTGCCGACAAATAAAAGCTTGTCATTTATAACAAACGAATATGTTTCATCATCAAAAGAATTAATTTTAA
Above is a window of Anaerotignum faecicola DNA encoding:
- a CDS encoding polysaccharide biosynthesis protein, which encodes MRKNTLIKGAAILMAANLTTRFMGFYYRIYMSRAIGNEGMGLYQLIMPIYMLAWSITSSGLTTTVSKLTAEENAKREFGNTKRILYISMLISLTISLSLSCLLFISADFTAEYIVKDVRTAMPLRILSLCFPFMACGSCIRGSFMGMQKQLFPALSQVLEQAVRIIAIFALSSFFLPYGLEYACGAAVTGIVLGEFFSFMLVFIVVKYFQNENKEKRPSMSYSKALSVILAGAVPLTLARVTGSMLSAIENILIPQRLMLYGGTENALAEFGKLSGQVMPLIQLPSAFLMAISVTLVPALSETQATGSTKKTAYVINKSIRFTIIIGLGFALLFSAFPSEICNLIYAQSELGVLLMKLSVICPFLYMQITLTGILNGVGSHSFIFRTNLISSVINLFFIYFIMPKAGIDAFVTGITISLIATVSLSLKEVCGTVKMSISIVKDFLTPALCAVISFVGIKWVTYSHNLSISGFAVYSILFSGFYLLLLTVFGVITKDDILLFIPDRIKKS